Proteins found in one Dermacentor silvarum isolate Dsil-2018 chromosome 8, BIME_Dsil_1.4, whole genome shotgun sequence genomic segment:
- the LOC125947515 gene encoding MAM domain-containing glycosylphosphatidylinositol anchor protein 2-like, giving the protein MEAGFTFLFFGGVLLRLNLVAGLAVLSLRLQPFAFPEKTIVGTQVTATCTTVEAAQNVRFRWFKNGRLLTGSERDGRIRLRTFPDVSNLVIGPLEENDSGNYTCTGTAGLKSDSYTQTLHVLVPPRWIKEPSDVSVREGDNVTVTCNASGRPSPAIKWKRKGVLLSASGSKLELFKTSKADSGIYKCTADNGLREPLTKEIRVSVYGTT; this is encoded by the exons ATGGAAGCGGGATTCACCTTCCTTTTCTTCGGTGGCGTCCTACTCCGTCTAAACCTCGTCGCTGGTCTCG CTGTGCTATCCCTACGGCTGCAGCCGTTCGCCTTCCCGGAAAAGACTATCGTTGGAACCCAAGTGACCGCGACCTGCACAACAGTAGAAGCAGCGCAAAACGTACGTTTCCGCTGGTTCAAGAACGGCAGGCTGCTCACGGGTTCGGAACGAGACGGTCGGATACGTTTGAGAACCTTCCCCGATGTCTCTAACTTAGTCATCGGGCCGCTTGAAGAGAACGACAGCGGAAACTACACTTGCACCGGCACGGCGGGCCTCAAGTCCGACTCCTACACTCAGACCCTGCACGTTTTGG TTCCCCCAAGATGGATCAAAGAGCCAAGCGACGTCAGCGTCCGAGAGGGCGACAATGTCACGGTGACGTGCAATGCATCGGGCCGCCCATCTCCTGCGATTAAGTGGAAACGCAAGG GCGTTCTTCTCAGTGCATCTGGATCGAAGCTCGAGCTCTTCAAGACATCGAAGGCGGACTCCGGAATATACAAGTGCACCGCAGACAATGGCCTTCGCGAGCCACTCACTAAAGAAATCCGTGTCTCAGTTTATGGTACGACTTGA